The stretch of DNA CAAGCGCCTGTCGCTGCCCCGCGACCTCGGTGACCGCCCCTGGGACGATCTGGACTTCCTGGGCTGGCGCGATCCGGGAGCGCCCGATCGCAGTTATCTGGTCACCGAGCGGGAGGGCCGGCTCATGGGCATCGCCCTGCGCTTCCCCGCCTCGCGGCGCGGCTTCCTGCACCGCAGCATGTGCTCGCTGTGCCTGACCACCCACCGCGGGGGCGGAGTCTCCCTGATGACCGCCCGCAAGGCCGGAACGGCGGGCCGCGAGGGCAACTCGGTCGGCGTGTACATGTGCACCGACCTCGCCTGCTCGCTCTATGTGCGCGGAAAGAAGGTCCCGGACTCCGGCGCGCGCTTCGAGGAGAGCCTCACGCTGGAGCAGCAGATCGCCCGCACCACGGCCAATCTGGGGGCCTTCCTCGACAAGCTGTACGCCTGACCGCACGGCCGGTCACGTTCGACCTCTGCGCGATCGGGGAACAGCGCAAGGGATGCGGAAGGTACGTGACTGGACTTCGCCCCTGGTCCGGCTGGCGAAACGGCACCGGGACCCCGTGGTCGTCCAGGCGCTGCGCTCCACGACCGCGGCGACGATCGCGTATGTGATCGCGTTGCGACTGAGTCCGGAGCCCGCGCCGCTGACCGCGCCGCTGACGGCGCTGCTCGTCGTCCAGGTGACCCTCTACTCCACGCTGACCACCGGCATCCGCCGGGTGAACTCGGTGGTGGCCGGAGTGCTCGTGGCCATCGCCTTCTCCCTGCTGGTGGGGCTGACCTGGTGGAGTCTCGCACTGGTGATCCTGGCGGCGCTGGCGGTCGGGCACCTGGTGCGGGTGGACGAGTTCGTGCCCGAGGTGGCGATCAGCGCCATGCTGGTCCTCGGCGTCACC from Streptomyces sp. 6-11-2 encodes:
- a CDS encoding FBP domain-containing protein yields the protein MRSLSEQDVRDSFVNCSKGEAKRLSLPRDLGDRPWDDLDFLGWRDPGAPDRSYLVTEREGRLMGIALRFPASRRGFLHRSMCSLCLTTHRGGGVSLMTARKAGTAGREGNSVGVYMCTDLACSLYVRGKKVPDSGARFEESLTLEQQIARTTANLGAFLDKLYA